The genome window CATCTAGAAGTTTAATTATCTTAACCTTGACAACTTCTTTCATGTTGGGATTTAACCTCTTTTGAGCTTGTACACATGGCTTATACTCatctttcattaaaatattgtgGGTGCAAGAAGAAGGACTAATTCCTCTAatatcaaaagaattttcaggCTACAACTCTTTTGTGTTCCTTCAACACTTGTATTAATTCATCTTACTCATTCGGCTTTAAGTCTGAAGCAATAATCACTGGCAGTGTAGAATTATTTCCAAGGAATGCATACTCCAAATGATTTAACAATTGCTTCAACTCTAATTTGGGAGGTTCTTCAATAGAAGGTTTCAACTTTAAATTTGTACTTACCTCAATGGCCTCAAAATCTTTTTGTCTAAGTGGAGACGCATTACCATCCAAATCAGTTTCAATCTCACTTATCACAGAATTATCTTCATCGACCTCCTCACATTGAATAAGACACAGTTCTAATGTGTCCTTATGAACAATTTCTTGCAATGAATCTTGAATAGCATGATCAATAGAATCGATAAAATAACAGGAACCATCTTACTCCCTAGAAAATCACATGGCatcataaatttgaaaattgatctCATCACACCTACCCTAAGCACAAGtttaactgtaacaccccaaacccagcctagacattatggtcgtatctggcaatgtcacacgatagtgtttttgaaacctcgttgttacgttgaaaacattccatgttattatctttagtaaccTTTGTTCGAACTTAGGAagtcgtctttattcatttaaaacattttgtttgaaacatccctcgttgcggaagctttaataaaacagtctaaGTGATCATGTGTTTAGAAACTTCTTTAACTTTCTGAAAACCGAATTTCCTACGACGagcaggtataaatccataaagtaaaataaataaataaaaacccaaaatttaaaaccaaattcccagagggtccttaaattacaactcagataatcaataataattaaatcatataactcaaattgaaaaccatgaagtccaaaaatttatgtggtcaccgctgagtcctccgtcgcaccgatccgtctaagtctggggattacaTGTGCACTTTAatcaaaaagggtgagtttacgtaaactaaGTGTGTAATCCCCCAGAATcaaacaaacaatcagtattcacggtgcacagttgaacagtcttgggcctaagcctATCTCAGTatagtgtcaaaaatgcagtaaggtcttagcccatcacagtatcagtagcagtaataGTTATGCAGTAGcagaatcctacccatccagcctctacacaccatctctgtccaaccctacactccatgtggggatataatcaacccacccatccctacactacAAGTAGTACCAATGCAAAGACAAAAAGTGAGTTGGCGGTGAAATTGCCAGAATTTGGCTTAAAgactttcagtacacttcctctgaataacaacccccaacccaatgcaatgcaacatacaatggatgatatgctattatgcaatttcagtacGTATATTCGGTTaagatattaacatgctcagtacagatatcattcagttaatttcacacatttagtggtttaagtagcgcttaccgaccttacagtaggttcacaatcgacttgggtgacccgtgcaaccttgaAACATTCCAGTAAAAATTGgtccacacgcccatgtgtgcctgtgtggcccactcggcccaaattggccttcgccgtgtgatccatttttaatgtaacccatgctagctaaatattcatatatgttttcactatttccttatatgttcattcaaagctgtctacttgagtcattgcccctaaattatttatatcttgagctacagaattctaaattaagatccgcttaaTGTTTTCGATACTAGACTCAAATACATttctactataaaatttttagactttatagtttatcaactaagtacagtaaaatcttaaAATCTATCCCGATTCTGCTATTTGACaacttcaacctttccttactaaaaattatttatctcttagtatgaaatttggatgatgtttctcTTTAAATAGACTcgttaaggatttaaacatataaatttaagcccctaattattttttaaaaatttttgatgatatttccgaagtcagaataggggaacttGAACCCATTCTGaacttgtctcacaaaattcattatacctcataacttacaatttcattgcttacactgtttcttccatgaaaaactagactcaataaaatttaatttagtattttattcaacctctaactcaatttccactatttttgatgatttttcaaagttagattactattgctgtccaaaactattttagtgcagaatgttgatttccaagtttataacacccttatttcctttctttacaatttttcgcaacattttctcttatttctcttatttctcgacagcaagcaattttggcttttcgccaaatcccattttctacgtttcgggtacacacctggtatcgtTTCTGATGCGTAAGCACTCCTAAGCCTCCAGAACCTAAAAATCGTCTAACAAATCTCcagattaatcacttaattcgtctttaatcaaccaattttggaaggaactcgactaaaaacctaacaaaaccctTACCTGGCCTGAGTAAACCACGACTTCACACAATCACAGCGTCGATTCAAAACCACCAGCCCCttgattaactcctaaacatcaaaaaggaatccccctttcagagattaaccaagaacaattaacaatagacaaaactgttacttaccgaacacacgcaaccaacgatgaacaaccaaatcaattggaaaataaagaaataaacgaaaagggaaaaataatggaaatttcaGCAGCAACTAAGGGAAAGAATCGGCAGAGAaggtaaaaaagaagaagaaaacgatagaaaaagtttgggtaattggAGAAAAACCGAAACTCTACTTTTTTTCTACAacaaaaaaacaatcaaatttttttctgataatctctcctaaaatcactcccattaacccactaaaacacaactactcaaaatttttccccaacacaactcttagccgaaattggagcaaaaatattttctccATGCCATCACAGAGAATTGAACACAGGACCTCTTTCATACCAACACttcacttatccaccagactagcaggcccattctgttaattatttgccaacttttacttaaaagcctattGACCAAagataaataccaaaatttgcccaagtcctggcttgaacttgggacctctcacacactcaaaacacttaaccactgaagcagatacacagtTGTGTTACACCTTcgaaagaacaaaaataaaatttacggggcattacaactctacccctcctaaaagaaaatttcagcctcgaaatttacctaatcaaaacaAATAAGGATACTGCTAACgcatcgcatcctcaggctTCGACTTGGCCTCCTCAGTGCTATGATTAAGCCATAGAACATTCACCAAAGAAATAGACTTCCTCCTCAGAACCTTTACGTCACGATCCAAAATCTGGACAGGCTCCTCCTCAAAGGTCAAgtctggcctaacctcaatctcctcaacagggacaatatgagtaggaTCAAAGCGGTAAcgcctcaacatagagacatggaacacatcatgGATACGATCCAACGCCGGAGGTAGCTCCAACTGATAAGCAACTGGTCCCACTCGCTTCAGAATACGGTAAGGTCCAATAAACCTAAGGCTCAACTTGCCCTAACGACCAAACCTCAGTACCTTCTGCCATGGTGAGACCTCGAGAAAAATGAAGTCCCCCACAGGATACTCGGTCTCATGCCTcttcaaatccgcataagatttTTGCCTAtcagaagctgctttcaaaTGATCCTGAATCAATCCAACCTTAACCTCTGTCTCAgagaccaactcaggacccagaACACGTCACTCACCTAACTCAATCCAATATAAATGAGTGAGACACTTATAATCGTACagtgcctcgtaaggtgccatctggatgctagactggaagctattattataggcaaactcagCTAACAGCAAATAATCCTCCCAACTGCCTCGGAAATCAATACCACAGCTCCTCAACATATCCTCCGGTAcctgaatcaccctctctgactgaccaGCGATCTAAGGATAGAACGCAGTACTAAAGTCCAACCTTGAACCCAGAGTCTTATACACCTTTTCCAAAATTGAGACATGAAAagaggatccctatcagagatGATCAAAActggtaccccatgcagtctcactatctcagaaATATAGAGCTTCGCCAGCTTTTGCAAAGAATAATTTTTCCTAACTGAGATGAAGTGTGTAGACTTAGTCAATCGATCCATGATGACCCATactgaatctttcttagtgggtgttaaaggcaacccactaacgaaatcCATTGTTTTTGGCTCTCACTTCTATAGCAGAATCTTAATCGGCTGCAGTAATCTCAAAGGCAACtaatgctcagccttaacctgctggTAAGTCAGGCATCTAGCCACAAAATCCGTAACCTCTCGCTTCAACCCTAGCCACCAATACAACTCTCGAAGatctcgatacatcttatttccaccAGGCTGCATAgaataagggctactatgcgaCTCTCTCAAAATAGACTGCCTCAAGTCCGAATCATTCGGCACACATATCTGGCCTCGGAAACACAACACACCCTCAGAGTTCAACCCAAAGTCCGTAGTGCTACAACTCTCAATCTGTTGGAACCGAAGACCCAAAGAATTATCCTCCAACTGTCTACCCTTAATCTGCTCGATCCAAGTTGGCTTGACTTGAAGCTCAGCCAACAAACTCCCATCGTCGAACAAGCTAAGTCGAGCGAACATCGCTCTCAGATCAGTCATAGCCCTACGGCTCAATGCCTCGAACACTACATTGGTCTTCCGaggatggtactcaatggtacagtcgtaatccttaagcagctcaacCCATCTTCGCTACCTTAGATTCAGCTCCTTCTGagtaaggagatacttgaggcttttgtgatcaATGTAGATGATAcctttctcaccatacagataataCCTCCAGATTTTCCATTCAAAGACTACGACGACCAACTCCAAATTGTGCGTCAGATAGTTCACCTTGTGTATCTTAAACTGGCGAGACGCATATACAACCACCTTACGatcctgcatcaacacacatcccaaaccgacatgtgatgcatcactataaactaTGAACTCCTTTCCAGGTTTAGGCTGTACCAAAATAGGAGCCTCAGTCAGTACAGttttaagcttctcaaagctctcttactGTGCATTAGTCCAGTCAAATGGTACACCTTTCTATAGCAGCTTAGTCAAGGATGCTGCGATCAGTGAAAATCCTTCCACAAACTGTTGGTAATAACCAGCCAGCCCCAAAAAGTTGTGGATCTTAGACACATTCTTAGGTTTCTTCCAATCCAATACAGCCTCAATTTTTTGTGGATCGACTCGAATCCCCTCAGCAAACACCACATGATCCAGAAATGTTACTTTACATAACTAGAACTCGcacttgctgaacttagcatagagctacttttccctcaaaatctgaagaacaatcctaaggtgctcatcatgctcatttTCAGTCCTTgaataaaccaatatgtcatcgatGAACACCACTACAAACCAATCTAGGTAATGCTGAaacactcggttcatcagatccatgaaagcTACCGATGCATTagtcagtccaaatggcatcactaggaactcgtagtgaccataacgagtcctaaatgtcgTCTTATGCACATCAACCTCCTTAACCCCcaactgatgatacccagaaAGCAAGTCTATTTTGGAGAACACAGACGCCCCTcgaaactggtcaaacaaatcattaatcCTCAAaagtggatacttgttcttcatagtcaacttatttagttgtcGGTATTCGATACACATCCTCATAGATCCACCATTTTTCTCAACAAACAGTACTGGTTCTCCCCACGGGGACACACTAGAACGGATAAACCCACAATCCAATAACTCCTAaatttgagccttaagctccataagctcttttggtgccattCGATAGGGAGCGATAGACACCGGACCTGTACCAGGGAAAAGCTCAATCTCAAACTCCACTTCCCAATTTGGAGGTAATCCTGGTAGCTCCTCAGGAAAGACATCCGAAAAATCCCTCACAGTTTTGATGTCTTTTACAGTAGAGTCCCCAGAAGCGGAAACACTTACGTAGGGCAAATACGCCTCACATCCCTTGTGAACCAGTTTCTTAGTTACCagtgcagagatcacattagctAAGTAATTCCTACGTTCCCTAATCACAACTACTTCATTACCCTCCTTAGTTCTCAATACGACCCTCTTAGTCGCACAGTCCAAACTAACACGATGCTTGACCAACCAGTCCATCCCCAATATCATATCGAACTCCCCAAATGGAAGCTccatcaaatcagccagaaaTATCATTCCTTGAACCTCTAAAGGAACATCCCTGTACATTTTTCTAACTCTAACAGTTCGCCCTAGCGGGCTTAGCATAGCCACCTCACTAGAAGTACTCCCAACTAGAATCCCTAGGTTTTTGGAAACGGAACAGGCAACATAGGAATGCAtagatcctatatctatcaatGTTGTGTAAGGCACATCATAAATAAGAAACGTACCTGTGATGACATTCGGAGCATCTCTGTCCTTTCGGTGACGTGCAACATAAACTAAAGTAGGCTACCTCACCTTAGTCTGTCCAGCACCTCTGCTCGGTGCTTTCTGTCCACAACCCATGACATTACCACCCCTAGCCTGACCACGGCCTCTAGGTGGCTGTTATGCTACCCTCTGTGGCTCTACAGTACCAGTATCCTGAGCTTGCATCTGATCGGCCCTCAACGGACACTCCCTAATGCGATGATCCAATGATCCACACCTTAGACACGCCCCAGTCCTTTTCCAACACTCGCCCTAATGGCGTCTACCACAGTCGACACATGGTTGCGTCCAATGCAGATAACAAGGGCCCACTCTAATCGCCCATCACCGGCCTTTTCTTAGGCCTCTACACAGAACTcgagggctctgaatccctcttattcctaCTTCTCTCCCTATGACTGTTTTGGCGCTCAGCACTCTTAACCTCCCCGACGATCTTCGCCTTCTCAACCAATGAAGAAAAACCACGCTCCCTCTGCGGAGCTATCAAGACTTTCAAATTATCTCTGAGGTCATCCTTAAAGCGGACACAATGCTCATAATCAATCGCCACCATACCTCGCGAATAACGGATCAGTCGTAGGAATTTGGTCTCATACTCGGCCATTGATCGATCTCCCTGTGTTAGATTCAGGAACTCCCTCCTACAAGCATCCACACAACTAGCTCCTACATACTTTCCCTGGAAGGCGGTCTTAAAGAACGCCCAGGTCAGACGTTCGGGCTAAGTGCCCTCCTTAACAGTAAGCCACCTCTGATAAGCCTTATCACACAGCAGCGAGACTACACCCTTTAATTTCTACTCGGAGAAGCAATCCAGGTCATCCATGATCCTCTCCATGGCCTCAATCCAGTACTCGGCCACATTAGGGGCGACCCAGTGACAGCCCTGAAGAGTTTAGCTCTATTGAACTGGAGTTGTTCCGTAATCAACGCACGGCCCCTAGATCCAGTATTAGGCCCCGTGACCCTCTCCAATATCCTCAACATAGCCTAGGATAATGCACCATCCTCAGCCATGCGATCATGAGACTCAGTCTCAGTAGCAGGCGACACTGGCATCTCACTTGTGTCCAAATTCGGTATATTACCTAGGGAAGAGGACTCAGATCGAACCCCCTATGGCCTCTACCTCGGGCTTGAGTACCATGTCCACGAATATCTCATGCACTCATGTCTATTCAGATTTATCtgtattatgaatttttatgcatcattttgagttttagtatttattaagagatgttttatgttaaaagtttCAGTAATTCAGAGTGATTTTCGTAAATCACAGTCTCTATCAGTTTTGCTACAGTCTCAATATACACCATCTAGAGTGTTTTCACAGTATACTACTTACAGTAGTTTTAGAATATCCTAAAATATATCAGTTCCAGAGTATCATAGCATGTATCAGTTTCAGAACACTTACAGGATCGGCGCTGGAGACTTGGTGCACCACATACCCAGTAGAAATATTTCAACTcatttaaaaaccaaattttcaaaaaccaaatttaaaacccaTAATCAACAGTGGAGTTTTGTAACCTGGCTCTggtaccactaaatgtaacaccccaaacccagcctagacattatggtcgtATCTGGCAATGTTacacgatagtgtttttgaaacctcgttgttacgttgaaaacattccatgttattatctttagtaaaacTTTGTTAGAACTTATGAAGTCAtctttaatcatttaaaaaatttgttttgaaacttCCCTCATTGCGGAGgctttaataaaacagtctaagtgatcatgcgtttagaaactactttaactttttgaaaatcgaatttcctacgaccagcaggtataaatccataaagaaaaataaataaacaaaaacgcaaaatttcaaaccatagtcccagagggtccttaaattaaaaaaccaaataatcaataataatcaaatcataaaacttaaattgaaaaccatgatgTCCAAAATTTTATGTGGTCACTgctgagtcctccgtcgcaccgatccgtctaaatctggggattacctatgcacattaaacaaaaagggtgagtttatgtaaactcggtgtgtaatcccgcagaaacaagcaaacaatcagtattcacaatgcacagttgaacagtcttggcctaagcccttttcagaatcagtgacagtttgggccttagcccatctcagtacagtgtcaaaaatgcagtagggccttagcccatcacagtatcagtataGTAATAGTTATGCaatagcaaaatcctacccaccCAGcttctacacaccatctccgctcaaccctacactccatatggggatataatcaacccacttatccctacactccaagtagtaccaaatgtggcacaaaacagtagtttgcatctgagctgccagtaaattaggcttaaagcctttcagtacacttcctccgaataacaacccccaagccaatgcaatgcaacctacaatggatgatatgctgttatgcaatttcagtacGTATATTCAGTTCAGACattaacatgctcagtacagatatcattcagtcaatttcacacatttaggggtttaagtagcgcttaccgaccttacagtaggttcacagtcgacttgggcgacccgtacAACTTTAGAAACATTTTggtaaaaatgggcccacacgcctgTGTTTGCCCATATGGGCCACTCGGCCAAAATTGGCattggccgtgtgatccatttttaatgtaacccatgctagctaaatattcatatatgttttcactatttacttatatgttcattcaaagttgtctacttgagtcattgtccctaaattatttatatcttgagctacagaattccaaattaagatccacttgATGTTTTccaaactagactcaaatacatttctaccataaaatttttagattttctagtttatcaaataagtacagtaaaatcttcaaatctatcACGATTCTGTTGTTTGACAGCTTTAAactttccttactaaaaattatttatctcttagtattgaattcagatgatgttttgctttgtttctcttaaaaatagactcgttaaggatttaaatatataaatttaatcccctgattatttttttacaatttttgatgatttttccaaagtcagaatagg of Gossypium raimondii isolate GPD5lz chromosome 3, ASM2569854v1, whole genome shotgun sequence contains these proteins:
- the LOC128039954 gene encoding uncharacterized protein LOC128039954, giving the protein MTDLRAMFARLSLFDDGSLLAELQVKPTWIEQIKGRQLEDNSLGLRFQQIESCSTTDFGLNSEGVLCFRGQICVPNDSDLRQSILRESHSSPYSMQPGGNKMYRDLRELYWWLGLKREVTDFVARCLTYQQVKAEH